The following coding sequences are from one Saprospiraceae bacterium window:
- a CDS encoding HU family DNA-binding protein, whose amino-acid sequence MNKGDLIANVAKEAEITKGQAGVAVDTVFASIEKSLKKGDKVILVGFGTFSVNKRKAREGRNPATGKTIKIPAKKVVRFKAGKGLSDTVK is encoded by the coding sequence ATGAACAAAGGAGATTTGATAGCTAATGTAGCCAAGGAAGCCGAAATTACAAAAGGCCAAGCTGGTGTAGCAGTGGATACAGTATTTGCATCCATCGAAAAAAGTTTGAAAAAAGGGGATAAGGTGATCCTTGTTGGATTTGGTACTTTCTCTGTAAACAAGCGCAAAGCAAGAGAAGGCCGTAATCCTGCAACTGGTAAAACCATCAAAATCCCGGCTAAAAAAGTCGTAAGATTTAAAGCAGGAAAAGGACTTTCTGATACTGTGAAGTAA
- a CDS encoding AAA family ATPase, with product MNHKSDVEAIEAMSRSYNDLKNEIAKKIVGQHDVIKATIISLFSNGHSLLVGVPGLAKTLLINTIAQALDLDFKRIQFTPDLMPSDIIGSEILDESRKFKFNKGPVFANIVLADEINRTPPKTQSALLEAMQERKVTVSGVNHLLPLPFFVLATQNPIEQEGTYPLPEAQLDRFMFNILLDYPTYDEELKVVKQTTSDDKSDIHSVLTGTQIADYQHLVRRIPVADNVLEYAVSLVARTRPNSDKATKEVKNYISWGAGPRASQNLVLGAKCHAALLGKFSPDIEDVQAVAELVLRHRLVLNYKAEADGLTVDKLIKTLL from the coding sequence ATGAATCATAAATCAGATGTAGAAGCGATTGAGGCAATGTCAAGGTCTTACAATGACCTGAAAAATGAAATTGCAAAGAAAATAGTAGGACAACACGATGTCATAAAGGCTACCATCATTTCTTTGTTTAGCAACGGGCATAGCTTGCTGGTAGGTGTTCCCGGACTGGCCAAAACTTTGCTCATAAATACGATAGCACAAGCTTTGGATTTAGATTTCAAAAGGATCCAGTTCACTCCGGACCTAATGCCGTCCGACATCATTGGATCGGAGATATTGGATGAATCACGAAAATTCAAGTTTAATAAAGGTCCGGTTTTTGCAAATATCGTTTTGGCGGATGAAATCAACCGTACACCACCCAAGACTCAGTCTGCTTTGCTGGAGGCTATGCAGGAACGCAAAGTAACAGTAAGTGGTGTCAATCACCTTTTGCCTTTGCCTTTTTTCGTACTTGCTACACAGAATCCAATCGAGCAGGAAGGTACCTATCCTTTACCGGAAGCTCAGTTGGACAGATTCATGTTTAACATCCTATTGGATTATCCAACTTATGATGAAGAACTCAAAGTTGTAAAACAAACCACTTCCGACGACAAATCAGACATACATAGTGTGTTGACCGGAACACAGATTGCCGACTACCAGCACCTCGTTAGAAGAATTCCTGTGGCTGATAATGTATTGGAATATGCTGTCTCATTAGTAGCTCGTACCAGACCTAATTCTGATAAAGCGACCAAGGAAGTGAAAAATTATATCAGTTGGGGGGCTGGACCTCGAGCTTCTCAAAATCTGGTACTTGGAGCTAAATGTCATGCCGCTTTACTTGGTAAGTTTTCACCCGATATCGAAGATGTTCAAGCTGTTGCGGAGTTGGTTCTTAGACACAGGCTTGTTCTGAACTACAAGGCTGAAGCTGACGGTTTAACTGTAGATAAACTCATAAAAACTTTATTGTAG
- a CDS encoding FAD-dependent oxidoreductase — translation MKQLPLDPICIIGSGVAGVTAALELRKRSDHSIVIVSSESPDYFSRPALMYVFMGHMRWSDIVIHRNQFFIQNGIEFIHDALISVDFDRHEITLKSNKTLRYNSLIIATGSLPKSLSWVPSSSTNIGSFYDQYDLQYLLNNSHKINNAVIIGGGLIGVEIAEMLRSKGLKVTIIIREKSYWSSVLCYEESEMIHKYLENECGVKIYPECEIAKANLDGDLNVYELEDTIGRKHPCDYVGITVGVIPNVHIFLNTALEINRGILVDEYFKTNIENVYAIGDCAELKFPSQGRKQIEAVWYVARKMGEHLAVNLSSNPKPYQQDLWYNSAKFFHVLYHVYGFVPPIISAPLDTLVWQDQQNKKSLRLVFEKKSKKLVGIQSLGISLKQNSCEYWIRHEVNWTNVVAQIESAFFEQEFVNLHAAQIKNFFLQHKHSMQ, via the coding sequence ATGAAGCAGCTGCCACTAGACCCAATTTGCATCATAGGAAGCGGAGTAGCCGGTGTAACGGCTGCGCTGGAACTGCGAAAACGATCTGACCACAGTATCGTAATTGTTTCGTCTGAATCTCCCGATTATTTTTCGAGACCCGCGTTGATGTATGTTTTTATGGGTCACATGAGATGGTCGGACATCGTGATACATCGGAACCAATTTTTTATTCAAAATGGAATAGAATTTATTCATGATGCATTGATTTCTGTAGATTTTGATAGGCATGAGATCACTTTAAAAAGTAATAAAACTTTGCGATATAACAGCTTGATTATTGCAACAGGGTCCCTCCCTAAATCGCTCTCCTGGGTTCCTTCCTCCAGTACTAATATAGGATCATTTTATGATCAATATGACTTGCAATATTTGTTGAATAATTCCCACAAAATAAATAATGCAGTAATCATTGGAGGTGGACTCATTGGTGTCGAGATCGCAGAAATGCTTAGAAGTAAAGGCTTAAAAGTGACTATTATCATCCGCGAGAAATCTTATTGGTCTTCAGTACTTTGTTATGAAGAGAGTGAGATGATTCACAAATATCTTGAGAATGAATGCGGTGTGAAAATTTATCCTGAATGCGAAATTGCAAAGGCAAATCTGGATGGAGACTTAAATGTATACGAGCTAGAGGATACAATTGGGAGAAAACATCCCTGTGATTATGTAGGAATAACAGTTGGCGTAATTCCAAACGTACATATTTTTTTAAACACTGCTCTGGAGATTAATCGAGGTATTTTAGTTGATGAATATTTTAAAACCAATATAGAAAATGTATATGCCATCGGTGATTGTGCAGAATTGAAATTCCCGAGTCAAGGCCGAAAGCAGATAGAAGCAGTCTGGTATGTTGCAAGGAAAATGGGGGAGCATCTTGCAGTAAATCTCAGCTCAAATCCGAAGCCTTATCAACAGGATTTGTGGTATAATTCGGCGAAATTCTTTCATGTCCTCTATCATGTTTATGGCTTTGTCCCACCAATAATTTCAGCACCTTTAGATACATTAGTTTGGCAAGATCAACAGAACAAAAAATCATTGAGATTAGTATTTGAAAAAAAATCAAAGAAACTGGTAGGAATTCAATCTCTGGGTATTTCATTGAAACAAAACAGCTGTGAATATTGGATCAGACATGAGGTCAATTGGACAAATGTCGTGGCCCAGATCGAGAGTGCATTTTTTGAACAAGAGTTTGTGAATTTACATGCTGCTCAAATTAAAAATTTCTTTCTTCAACATAAACATTCTATGCAATGA
- a CDS encoding ABC transporter permease: MTQFFIWTGKLVANLFIILMILLGSLWLIDLIPLSHQDIQQLHQENLEQIELSGFAPINEKPIFYFAVRISKKQESSFFWPSLVWNGKNNLFHHTLSSYLKGDFGISQVDSAAVEKKVFTAMIWTLSLQIPALLIIIMLAYFIALKWVQTKNSKNKKFISALLIILHSMPGFWMAGLLIYFFSIYLNWFPASFIQVADLNPVKIWLQYPVYFILPLLSLVLPGIAMVTILLRSGFEWSTSRPFWWRALSTGISLKSGLSAEAKPHALLGLTGWMSGILPAMISGSVLIENIFLIPGLGRLVLTSIGQRDWSVVLFVIMTTSILSIASILLSNRFHEYWDPREKPLV, encoded by the coding sequence ATGACTCAATTCTTTATCTGGACCGGCAAGCTCGTTGCGAATTTGTTTATCATTTTGATGATCTTGCTGGGTAGTTTATGGCTGATAGATTTGATACCGTTAAGTCATCAAGATATCCAGCAGTTACATCAGGAAAATCTTGAGCAAATAGAATTAAGCGGATTTGCACCTATAAATGAGAAACCAATTTTTTATTTTGCTGTTAGAATTTCGAAAAAACAGGAGTCTTCTTTTTTTTGGCCATCACTAGTTTGGAATGGAAAGAATAATTTATTTCATCATACACTGAGCTCATATTTGAAAGGTGACTTTGGAATATCACAAGTAGATTCAGCGGCCGTTGAAAAGAAAGTTTTTACAGCTATGATTTGGACATTGAGTTTACAAATTCCAGCTTTATTGATCATTATTATGTTGGCTTATTTCATTGCTTTAAAATGGGTACAAACAAAAAATTCCAAAAATAAAAAATTCATTTCAGCACTATTAATCATCTTGCACAGCATGCCGGGATTTTGGATGGCCGGATTACTGATTTACTTTTTTTCAATTTATTTGAATTGGTTTCCCGCTTCATTTATTCAGGTTGCCGATTTGAATCCGGTAAAAATCTGGTTGCAATATCCGGTATATTTTATTTTGCCATTGTTGAGTCTGGTTTTGCCTGGAATTGCCATGGTGACTATATTGCTTCGAAGCGGATTTGAATGGTCCACATCGCGACCATTTTGGTGGAGAGCATTAAGTACCGGGATTTCGTTAAAATCAGGACTGAGTGCAGAAGCAAAACCTCATGCTCTTCTTGGATTAACAGGGTGGATGTCAGGCATCTTACCTGCTATGATTTCAGGAAGTGTGTTGATAGAGAATATTTTTCTGATTCCCGGATTGGGAAGGTTGGTATTGACGAGTATTGGGCAGAGAGATTGGTCAGTTGTTTTATTTGTGATAATGACGACATCTATTTTGAGCATTGCCAGCATTCTATTGAGCAATCGCTTCCATGAATATTGGGATCCACGTGAAAAGCCTCTTGTTTGA
- a CDS encoding F0F1 ATP synthase subunit beta: MANYGKISQIIGPVVDVSFAQEGSKLPEIYNALCIKRDGREDLILEVQQHLGEDSVRAIAMDSTDGLSRGMQVIDLNETISMPVGEEIKGRLFNVVGEAIDGLGTVSKKNTYSIHKKPPTYEDLSTETEVLFTGIKVIDLIEPYSKGGKIGLFGGAGVGKTVLIQELINNIAKGYGGLSVFAGVGERTREGNDLLREMIEAGIIRYGDKFKHSMEEGGWDLSAVDKQGLLESKATFIFGQMNEPPGARARVALSGLTVAEYFRDGDLEDPAGGKDILFFIDNIFRFTQAGSEVSALLGRMPSAVGYQPTLATEMGLMQERITSTKRGSITSVQAVYVPADDLTDPAPATTFAHLDATTVLSRKIASLGIYPAVDPLDSTSRILDPHIIGDLHYNTAQRVKNILQRYNELLDIIAILGMEELSEDGKLGVHRARRVQRFLSQPFHVAEQFTGIKGVLVPIEETIRGFNMIMDGEVDEYPEAAFNLVGTIDDAIEKGKKLMAEAQA; encoded by the coding sequence ATGGCAAATTATGGTAAAATCAGTCAAATCATCGGTCCTGTAGTGGACGTTTCGTTTGCTCAGGAAGGATCTAAATTACCTGAAATTTACAATGCATTGTGCATCAAGCGCGATGGTCGTGAAGACCTCATCCTCGAAGTTCAGCAACATTTAGGTGAAGACAGCGTTCGCGCAATCGCGATGGACTCCACCGATGGTCTGTCAAGAGGTATGCAAGTAATTGACTTGAATGAAACCATCAGTATGCCTGTTGGAGAAGAAATCAAGGGCCGATTGTTCAATGTAGTAGGAGAAGCAATCGACGGCTTGGGTACTGTCAGCAAAAAGAATACATATTCCATTCATAAAAAACCACCTACCTACGAAGACCTTTCCACAGAAACTGAAGTCCTTTTCACTGGGATTAAAGTGATCGACTTGATAGAGCCATATTCCAAAGGAGGAAAGATCGGATTGTTTGGTGGCGCGGGAGTAGGTAAGACGGTTTTGATTCAGGAGCTGATCAACAATATCGCTAAGGGATATGGAGGTTTGTCTGTATTCGCCGGTGTGGGCGAGAGAACTCGTGAAGGTAATGACTTGCTCCGTGAAATGATAGAAGCGGGAATTATCCGTTACGGTGACAAATTCAAACATTCTATGGAAGAAGGTGGCTGGGATTTAAGCGCTGTTGACAAACAAGGTTTGTTGGAATCAAAAGCGACATTTATCTTCGGTCAGATGAATGAACCACCCGGAGCTCGTGCCAGAGTAGCCCTTTCAGGTTTGACAGTTGCTGAATACTTCAGGGATGGAGATCTTGAAGATCCGGCAGGTGGTAAAGACATTCTATTCTTCATTGACAATATCTTCCGATTTACTCAAGCTGGTTCCGAAGTATCGGCTTTATTGGGAAGGATGCCTTCAGCTGTGGGTTATCAGCCTACACTTGCTACAGAAATGGGTCTCATGCAAGAAAGAATTACCTCAACCAAAAGAGGCTCTATCACCTCAGTCCAGGCGGTATATGTACCCGCAGATGACTTGACTGACCCGGCTCCAGCAACCACATTTGCGCATTTGGATGCAACTACAGTATTGAGTAGAAAAATTGCGTCATTAGGTATCTATCCTGCGGTAGATCCACTGGATTCCACATCTAGAATTCTTGACCCGCATATCATCGGTGATTTGCACTACAATACGGCACAAAGGGTAAAAAATATACTTCAGCGATACAATGAATTGCTGGACATCATTGCGATTCTCGGTATGGAAGAACTTTCTGAAGACGGCAAGTTGGGGGTGCACCGCGCTCGTCGTGTTCAGAGATTCCTCTCCCAACCATTCCACGTTGCCGAGCAGTTTACTGGTATCAAGGGTGTTCTTGTACCAATCGAAGAGACCATCCGAGGTTTCAACATGATCATGGACGGCGAGGTAGATGAGTATCCTGAAGCAGCCTTCAATCTCGTTGGAACTATTGACGATGCAATAGAAAAAGGTAAAAAACTCATGGCCGAAGCTCAGGCTTAA
- a CDS encoding M48 family metallopeptidase yields MRAKYYRGFKPHGQDCHVNLQPDKLEIEILDDPKEKVQWRLSQINPDLNPQKDIWIISFGTKDPREYLEFTGENNVMQLRSFYQSEKFACERIPFYKKWKWTGLLTIGSAFVASIAAVYLFALPHIVKVMASKVPQDWEKSLGSAAIEQLLLVEKPDTVKSYELNQFFGELQFVNAENIKLYFVNSPTVNAFAIPGGHIVVYSGIVDKMYHYRQLAGLLAHEYTHVYFKHSLKMIFQSLGSYVFVSFLVGDLIGISTIILDNLNSIRNLSFSRKFETEADDNACKLMIERGIDPKGMLELFEILSDQSGAEKQNIPTFLSTHPLTKDRIHGMREKINSHSESVNENIKLKAIFERLKQKD; encoded by the coding sequence TTGAGGGCAAAATATTACAGGGGTTTTAAGCCTCATGGGCAGGATTGTCATGTGAACTTACAACCTGATAAATTGGAGATTGAAATTCTAGATGATCCAAAGGAAAAAGTTCAATGGAGACTCTCACAAATAAATCCCGATCTCAATCCACAAAAAGACATATGGATCATCAGCTTTGGTACCAAAGATCCTCGCGAGTATCTTGAATTCACAGGAGAGAATAATGTAATGCAGCTAAGGTCTTTTTATCAAAGCGAAAAATTTGCCTGTGAAAGAATTCCTTTTTATAAAAAGTGGAAGTGGACAGGCTTGCTGACTATTGGGAGTGCTTTCGTTGCTTCTATAGCAGCTGTTTATTTATTTGCTTTGCCCCATATCGTTAAAGTTATGGCCTCAAAAGTGCCTCAGGATTGGGAGAAAAGTCTGGGTTCAGCGGCGATCGAACAACTTTTACTTGTAGAAAAACCGGATACTGTAAAATCATATGAATTAAATCAATTTTTTGGAGAATTACAATTTGTAAATGCTGAGAATATCAAGCTGTATTTTGTAAATAGCCCAACAGTTAATGCATTTGCAATTCCGGGTGGTCATATTGTGGTTTATTCCGGTATCGTAGATAAGATGTATCATTATCGGCAACTCGCGGGATTGCTGGCACACGAATATACTCATGTGTATTTCAAACATTCATTAAAGATGATTTTTCAAAGCTTGGGTTCATACGTGTTTGTATCATTTTTAGTAGGAGACCTTATTGGAATTTCCACAATTATTCTGGACAACTTGAATTCTATACGGAATTTATCATTCTCACGAAAATTTGAAACTGAGGCAGATGATAATGCTTGCAAACTTATGATTGAAAGAGGAATCGACCCAAAAGGAATGCTGGAATTATTTGAGATTTTATCAGATCAGTCTGGAGCTGAAAAACAAAACATACCCACTTTTTTGAGTACCCATCCATTGACCAAAGATCGCATCCACGGTATGAGGGAGAAAATCAATAGTCATTCAGAGTCAGTAAATGAAAATATTAAACTAAAGGCTATTTTTGAAAGATTGAAACAAAAAGACTAG
- a CDS encoding 4Fe-4S binding protein, giving the protein MKSIIQNQYVTLVFTVLFSLALLLVHKPLDAFLFYFLLILIACTILYNENKRVHSTKEIKDTNDNVWNNALQNRSVVAYILAIGLIAFYVVIYWWPARIGYHDSGNTGMVSWMDPVSFLLRGKAADQWFLYGFLYTWFVAVFGFRFVIRYRHNSYQVWRTFSLIFFQIIFAFLLPVFFERMNKPYHDFKNIWPLNYSFFDASQLNLMSAQGTYGKSVLISGILLIILGIPILTYFFGKRWYCSWVCGCGALAETAGDPFRHLSDKSHFSWKLERAIIYSVLLIIIVMTILMLWTYYFQVDSSIANGVLMFRRVYGFVIGAVVSGVIGVGFYPIFGSRVWCRFACPMAAVLGILQKYFSRFRISVNGGQCISCGNCSTYCEMGIDVRAYAEESQDIVRASCVGCGMCAEVCPRGVLKLENSSPSSRKTQAFVSSEDVTVLFNSGDQTGKYY; this is encoded by the coding sequence ATGAAATCAATCATTCAGAATCAATATGTTACTCTTGTATTTACTGTATTATTCTCTTTGGCTCTTTTGCTCGTACACAAGCCGCTCGATGCGTTTTTATTTTATTTTTTACTCATACTCATAGCATGCACGATCCTATATAATGAGAACAAGCGTGTTCACTCCACAAAAGAAATAAAAGATACCAATGACAATGTATGGAATAATGCATTGCAAAACAGAAGCGTGGTGGCGTACATTCTCGCTATTGGATTGATCGCATTTTATGTTGTTATTTATTGGTGGCCTGCACGAATAGGCTACCATGATTCAGGGAATACAGGAATGGTTTCTTGGATGGACCCGGTGAGTTTTTTATTAAGGGGCAAAGCTGCAGATCAATGGTTCCTTTATGGATTTCTGTACACTTGGTTTGTAGCTGTTTTTGGATTCAGGTTTGTAATCAGATACAGACACAATAGTTACCAGGTTTGGCGAACTTTCTCATTGATTTTTTTTCAGATAATTTTTGCCTTCCTCTTGCCTGTTTTTTTTGAAAGAATGAACAAGCCTTACCATGATTTTAAAAACATCTGGCCATTGAATTATAGTTTTTTTGATGCATCACAACTGAATTTAATGAGTGCCCAGGGAACATATGGTAAGTCGGTCCTGATATCGGGAATTCTTTTGATAATTTTAGGAATCCCGATATTAACCTACTTTTTTGGAAAACGTTGGTACTGTTCCTGGGTTTGTGGATGTGGTGCTTTGGCGGAGACTGCAGGTGACCCATTCAGACATTTGTCAGACAAATCGCACTTTTCATGGAAACTGGAGAGGGCTATAATTTATAGTGTATTGCTGATTATAATAGTAATGACAATTTTGATGTTGTGGACCTACTATTTTCAGGTGGATTCGAGCATTGCAAACGGAGTTTTGATGTTTCGCAGAGTTTATGGTTTCGTCATCGGTGCAGTCGTATCAGGTGTGATTGGTGTTGGATTTTATCCGATTTTTGGTTCACGCGTTTGGTGTCGGTTTGCTTGTCCAATGGCTGCCGTTTTAGGTATATTACAAAAATACTTTTCCCGTTTTCGAATTTCTGTCAATGGAGGCCAGTGCATTTCCTGTGGCAACTGTTCCACATATTGTGAAATGGGTATAGATGTGCGAGCCTACGCAGAAGAATCTCAAGACATTGTTAGAGCTTCATGCGTTGGATGCGGCATGTGTGCGGAAGTATGTCCCAGAGGTGTTCTCAAATTGGAAAATTCAAGCCCAAGTAGTAGAAAAACTCAAGCATTTGTCTCAAGTGAAGATGTAACAGTATTGTTCAATTCCGGTGACCAGACCGGAAAATATTATTAA
- the metG gene encoding methionine--tRNA ligase yields the protein MLEYNRYLVTSALPYANGPLHIGHLSGAYLSADVFVRFMRMMDKDIVFICGSDENGAAITMRALKESKTPQEIIDTYHEMFVKTFEGIGISFDHYGRTSSDLHHKTSQDFFRELLSKNQFVEQETEQYYDLEAQQFLADRYIMGTCPKCGHPDAYGDQCEKCGSSLNPIELISPRSVITGSVPELRVTRHWFLGLDQHEQWLKEWIGSGTLEGKEHHDPEAWKNHVVGQCKSWLDAGLSPRSMTRDLDWGVDVPQEIPGSKGKKLYVWLDAPIGYISATKQWAADHQKDWKDYWQKEDSALIHFIGKDNIVFHCIIFPAILRAHGQFNSPVNVPANQFMNLEGQKISTSRNWAVWVHEYLADFPNMQDSLRYYLCKNMPEQKDSEFTWKLFQEAHNTELVNNLSNFIHRVFVLADKYFKGVVPDFDPDYPFEGVAGDELGGYHETELLYLFDQIQAMNQCLREYDFRGALKYVMDISSSGNLLLQKNEPWKNFKNDPEWVEVVMNLALQYVACLSVIVRPFLPFTSDKLRTMLGLDRLEEKGELVKMLDELAEGGVIISPHHKLAKFDYLFTKIDDSVIDIQIQKLAGQDQQRVSGLPDTQLQYAEQKSEISIDDFIKLDLRTARIILAEIVPKADKLLQLTLDLGFEKRTVLSGIAEHYKPDEIIGKEVVVVANLAPRKIRGIESRGMILMAENAEGKLNFVSPDKKWQPGSTVK from the coding sequence ATGCTAGAATATAATCGATATCTTGTCACATCTGCGCTGCCATATGCAAACGGACCCTTACATATAGGACATCTCTCAGGAGCATATCTTTCTGCTGATGTTTTTGTGCGCTTCATGAGGATGATGGACAAGGATATTGTTTTTATATGTGGTTCCGATGAAAACGGGGCTGCGATCACGATGCGGGCTTTAAAGGAATCTAAAACACCTCAAGAAATAATCGATACGTACCATGAGATGTTTGTGAAAACATTTGAGGGTATCGGAATATCATTTGATCATTATGGGAGAACCTCAAGTGATCTGCATCATAAAACTTCACAGGATTTTTTCAGAGAATTGCTGTCAAAAAACCAATTTGTTGAACAAGAGACTGAACAATATTATGATCTTGAAGCTCAACAGTTTCTAGCAGATCGTTATATTATGGGCACTTGTCCTAAATGCGGCCACCCGGATGCATATGGTGATCAGTGCGAAAAATGTGGAAGCTCTTTAAATCCTATTGAACTCATTTCTCCACGATCAGTGATCACTGGAAGTGTTCCGGAGTTGAGAGTCACCAGACATTGGTTCCTTGGTCTAGATCAACATGAGCAATGGTTGAAAGAGTGGATCGGGAGTGGAACACTTGAGGGTAAGGAACACCATGATCCCGAGGCTTGGAAAAATCATGTTGTGGGGCAATGCAAATCCTGGCTGGATGCCGGACTGTCACCGCGGTCAATGACAAGAGACTTGGATTGGGGTGTGGATGTACCACAAGAAATTCCAGGTAGCAAGGGAAAGAAATTGTATGTATGGTTGGATGCTCCGATTGGGTATATTTCAGCCACAAAGCAATGGGCAGCAGATCATCAGAAAGATTGGAAAGATTATTGGCAAAAAGAGGACTCGGCTTTAATTCATTTTATAGGCAAAGACAATATCGTATTTCATTGCATCATTTTTCCGGCAATATTAAGAGCACATGGACAATTTAATTCGCCTGTAAATGTACCTGCAAATCAATTTATGAATCTGGAAGGTCAAAAAATATCTACTTCCAGAAATTGGGCGGTTTGGGTGCATGAGTATTTAGCAGATTTTCCAAACATGCAAGACTCTCTCAGGTATTATTTATGCAAAAATATGCCTGAACAAAAAGACAGCGAATTCACATGGAAATTATTCCAGGAAGCACACAATACTGAATTAGTAAATAATTTATCTAATTTCATTCATCGAGTTTTTGTGCTTGCGGATAAATATTTCAAAGGAGTGGTTCCGGATTTTGATCCGGATTATCCATTTGAAGGAGTGGCAGGAGATGAACTTGGCGGATATCATGAGACTGAATTACTGTATTTGTTTGATCAGATACAGGCGATGAATCAATGCTTGAGAGAATACGATTTCCGAGGTGCCTTAAAATATGTGATGGACATTTCATCTTCTGGAAATTTGCTACTGCAAAAAAACGAACCCTGGAAAAATTTCAAGAACGACCCTGAATGGGTAGAAGTGGTGATGAATTTGGCGCTACAATATGTGGCATGTCTCAGTGTTATTGTTCGACCATTTTTACCTTTTACATCTGACAAATTAAGAACCATGCTCGGATTGGATCGATTGGAGGAAAAAGGAGAATTGGTAAAGATGTTGGATGAACTTGCAGAAGGAGGTGTGATAATTTCTCCTCATCATAAATTAGCCAAATTCGATTATCTGTTTACAAAAATAGATGACTCTGTCATTGATATTCAGATTCAAAAACTTGCCGGACAAGACCAGCAGAGAGTATCCGGATTACCGGATACACAGCTTCAATATGCAGAGCAAAAATCTGAAATCAGTATTGATGATTTTATAAAATTAGATCTTCGTACCGCTCGTATTATCTTAGCAGAGATAGTCCCAAAAGCAGACAAATTGTTGCAGCTCACTTTGGATTTAGGTTTTGAAAAACGAACTGTACTCAGTGGTATTGCTGAACACTACAAACCTGATGAAATCATTGGCAAAGAAGTCGTAGTGGTTGCTAATTTAGCGCCCAGAAAAATTAGAGGCATAGAGTCTCGTGGGATGATCCTGATGGCAGAAAATGCGGAAGGCAAGCTCAATTTTGTA
- a CDS encoding ABC transporter permease: MMTVPNSFSRRHRLLQILGIVLLLMSLLARWIMGGHPVYCVYQGEHHFLLFDDKPRSPSKLNEDLLNHQFNWDQLDFDFALYPLSKIDPMSIGSSTAWQGPLSFTQLGDKKVFHLWGTVELGRDLFAACLYGLQNSLWIGLGSMVIGFFIAFPITVLSTYQSYFMRKLNIVKILLILLGGLILIFGLYSYFVVLESQRVFSLFYTALGIISIVVGLRYSFRGVEVNWDPDRLIVMWISIFKSVPVLMMLLVFTQIVKKPSMWKLMLMIGFIIAPLLAKYIRSATRIALRQDHVQAAVSLGLPNFNILRRYIVPRAIGDIVSVCCFLVSGVIVFESGLQFLGMGLDPAQISLGSLLSGARQMPSAWWAVFFPGLLISLLTAYFFYLGRVVNRDPQADIQVY, from the coding sequence TTGATGACAGTTCCAAATTCATTTTCCCGACGGCACAGACTCTTACAGATTTTAGGTATTGTCTTGCTGTTGATGAGCTTATTGGCTCGCTGGATCATGGGTGGCCATCCAGTGTATTGCGTTTATCAGGGAGAGCATCATTTTCTTTTGTTTGATGATAAACCAAGATCTCCTTCGAAATTAAATGAAGATTTACTTAATCATCAATTTAACTGGGATCAATTAGACTTTGATTTTGCCCTCTATCCACTTTCAAAGATTGATCCAATGTCTATTGGTTCAAGCACTGCATGGCAAGGGCCGCTTAGTTTTACACAACTTGGGGACAAAAAAGTATTTCACCTCTGGGGTACAGTCGAGCTGGGTCGCGATCTCTTTGCTGCATGTTTGTATGGCCTTCAAAATAGTCTGTGGATAGGTCTTGGTAGCATGGTCATAGGATTTTTCATTGCTTTTCCCATCACGGTATTGAGTACCTACCAGAGTTATTTTATGAGGAAGCTGAATATAGTGAAGATCCTTTTGATTTTATTAGGAGGATTAATTCTGATATTTGGGCTGTACTCATATTTTGTGGTGTTGGAATCACAGCGAGTATTTTCTCTGTTTTACACTGCGCTGGGCATTATTTCAATAGTTGTTGGATTGCGATATTCTTTTCGGGGTGTTGAAGTCAATTGGGATCCTGATCGACTCATCGTGATGTGGATTTCCATTTTTAAATCCGTTCCGGTTCTCATGATGTTGTTGGTTTTTACACAAATAGTTAAAAAGCCTTCCATGTGGAAATTGATGTTAATGATTGGATTCATCATAGCACCATTACTAGCCAAATACATTCGTTCGGCAACCAGGATAGCTTTGCGGCAAGATCATGTTCAAGCTGCGGTTTCGCTGGGGCTACCCAATTTCAATATATTAAGAAGATACATTGTGCCGAGAGCCATAGGAGATATAGTTTCAGTTTGCTGTTTTTTGGTAAGTGGTGTTATAGTTTTTGAATCCGGATTACAATTTTTAGGAATGGGCTTGGATCCGGCTCAAATCAGCCTTGGCAGCTTACTTTCCGGCGCCAGACAGATGCCATCTGCATGGTGGGCGGTATTTTTTCCGGGTTTACTGATTAGCTTGCTGACCGCGTACTTTTTTTATCTAGGGAGAGTGGTAAATCGGGATCCACAAGCTGATATTCAGGTTTATTAA